Genomic window (Prosthecochloris aestuarii DSM 271):
TCGTCAATCGGTTACCTTCGCGAGCCGTACGGACATGACGCGTTTCTGATCCTGACCGACGAGGTCAGCGCTATGGTCAGGCAGTTCAAGGAGCGTATTGCTTCAGGGAATCATTCAGCTGCCTGATCGATGCTGCTGAAACCGGTGTATGGCTGGAGCACATCCGGGATTCTGATACTGCCTTCAGGCGTCTGGTAGTTTTCCAGCAGCGCAACCATGAGTCTCGATGTTGCAAGCCCTGATCCGTTGAGCGTGTGAACATAGGTCGGTTTGCCCCCATCTTCCGGCCTGTAGCGGATATTTGCCCTTCTTGCCTGATAGTCTTCAAAGTTAGAGCAGCTCGATGCTTCGAGAAATTTTCCTTCACCCGGCGCCCACACTTCAATGTCATAGCATTTGGTTGCATTGGCACTGATATCGCCGCTGCAGAGAAGAAGAACCCGATAGGGGATTTTCAGCGCCTGAAGGATTCCTTCTGCATGGGAGAGAATTTCCTGAAGGGCGTCATATGATGTTGTCGGGGTGGCGTATCGAACCAGTTCTACTTTGTTGAACTGATGCACTCTGAGAAATCCTCTTGTGTCTTTTCCATAACTTCCTGCTTCTCTTCGGAAACAGGGGGTATAGGCCGCATAGGCAAGCGGGATATCTGATGCGTCAAGGATCTCATCGCGGTGCATGTTGGTGAGCGGTACCTCGGCTGTAGGAATAGCATACAGATTGTCCTCATTCATGTAATAGACCTGGTCGGCAAATTTCGGCCACTGTCCGGTTCCACGAAGCGATTCACGGTTAACGAACAGAGGCGGGAGGACTTCGGTGTATCCGTTTACGGAGGTATGCTGATCAAGCATGAAGTTAATCAGTGCTCTTTCCAGTCGAGCCCCTTTTGCGGTATAGACCGGAAAGCCCGCGCCGGTAATTTTTGCTCCTCGTTCAAAATCGAGTATCCCAAGGCGTTTGCCGAGGTCAAGATGATTGTCAAGAGGGAAGTCGAGCTTATGGTCGAAAGAGAGCTTTTCGCGATAAATGTGGTTGTCATCAGCACAACGGCCTTCAGGAACATCCTCATGCAGCTTGTTAGGCAGTGAAAGAAGAAGCTCCTCTATTTGGGCTTCGAGTGATTTAAGGGTGTCGTCCATGCCTGAAATTTCATCAGCGACAGCTTTCATCTGCACGATAAGATCGTCGGCCGAACCCTGTCCGGAGCGCTTAATGACGGCAATATCTTTAGAGACTTTATTGCGGAGGGCTTTGAGTTCATCGGTTCTCTGAACCATTGTTCTTCTGCGGACATCGAAGTCGAGAAGCTGATTGAGTTTGGCAATATCTTCCCGCTGCTGGCGCTGTTCCAGCATGCGGCTTACCTTTTCGGGGTTTTGACGGATGAAATTGATGTCAAGCATAAGGTGCCGGTTAAATTAAGCGGAGAGTGCTGATTTGACGATTTCCTGTACTGTGCCGCCGTCGGCCTTGCCTTTGAGCTCTTTCATGGCCGCCCCCATAACTTTGCCCATATCTTTCATTGATGAAGCTCCTGTTGCGGCAATGATTGTCATGACGGTCTGCTCGATTTCCTCGTGAGAGATCTGGGCAGGCAGATAGGTTTCGAGTATTTCCAGTTCGGCTTTCTCTGTTTCTGCAAGTTCCGGCCGGTTTGCGTCAATATACTGCTGGATGGAATCCTTGCGTTTTTTTGCGAGGCTTATGACGACTTCAAGTTCCTGTTCATCCGTCAGTTCAGCTTTTCCTCCGACTCTGATTGAGACCTCTTTTTCCAGAAGGGCCGCTCTGATGGATCGAATTGCGTTTAAGCGGTTTTTTTCGCCGCTTTTCATAGCCTCTTTGAGGTCTGTATTGATGCGTTCTTTCAAGCTCATGGAGAAATGAAAATTATGTTGATTGCAAGAATTGCTGTCAGCCAAGATAAAGTCAAAAGAGTAAAGTCAAAAGGCAAAAAGTACGTGACCTCGGCTGTAAAAGGTAGTGCCGCGACCCTGTCAGTCCGCGATCAGCTGTTAATATCGCCTCCTGTCGGCCGGATAACGATTTCTTCAACGCATGTTCTGCCTGGTTGCAGGTAGGCATCGACGGTCGCTGAGGCAATGTCTTCAGGCATCATCATGACATTTTTAAAATGCTCGCCGCTCTCTCCCCACATGGGGGTGTAGACCGCTCCCGGCATGATATTGGTAACCCGAACATTGCACTCCCGGGCATAGAGTCTGAGGGAGGCGATAAGACCGTTTTGCGCGAATTTTGACATGGAATATACCGACGAACTCTTGAAGGCGGTTTCGGCTGCGATTGAACTGATGAAGAAGATATGGCCGGATCGCTGTTGCTCCATAATCGGAAAAACCTTCTGGGTCAGGAAAAATGTTCCTTTCGCATTGATATTCATGGTGTCGTCAAAATCCTCTTCTGTCATCTCGAAGAGCGACTTGAACCTTCCCACACCGGCATTGTTGATAAGACAGTCAATGTGGCCAAACCGTTCCATGACCATCTCGATAAGGTTTCGTGTGGCTTTTGTGTCAGCAATATCGGTTTCAGTTATCACTGTTTCTGTTCCCAGATCACGACAGATTTCTGCGACCTTTTCAAGGTCACTTCTGGTTCGTGAAGAGAGGATGAGTATGGGATTACACTGCTCTTTTTCTTTTGCACGGCGGGCAAAATCAATGGCTATGGCACGTCCGATCCCTTTGCCGGCACCGGTGATGATAATGATCTCTTTCATGAAAAAAATGACGGGTGGTGATGGTTATGTGTTTTGAATGATAGTGTGGTGCGTGGAAATGCGGTAATTGTGTTGAAAAAAAGGCGAGCGCTTTGTTGTGTCCTCATATTTAACCTATATTTATGATGACATACCACAGAAATTCTTGTGCTGTGTAGCAAAATCAAAAAGATAAATTCCCCACACTGAAGATGCCAATTAAAAGTAAAGTTAAATGGTTTGATGGCAAAAAGGGATATGGTTTTATTCTTAACCCTGAAGGGGGAGAGGATATTTTTGTTCATTTTTCGGCTATTGTTTCTGACCTGACTTTCAAGGTCCTCAATCAGGATGCAGATGTCGAATTTGAACTGGATCAGACCCAGAAAGGCCTTCAGGCCCGAAATGTACGGGAGCTTTCCGCGGGTACTATCATGGAGCAGCCATCTGTTGCGGCTCATTCGGGGATCTCTCCAGGCCAGAGCAACGGGCAGCAATAGCCGTCGAACGGGTGGACCCCTCTTCTCCGCCTTTGTTATCTAAACCAGTTTCTGCGTGCTTTCTGCACTATTTTCGTTGTCGGAAGGATAGCAGATGTCTGCCGAAAGTCAGTTCCTTTCGTTATCCAAGAAGAGAGTGCTCTCTGAAACTGAAATAGGTCTCTCTTCCGATAATGACATGATCCAGCAGCTCAATCTGCAGG
Coding sequences:
- a CDS encoding SDR family oxidoreductase, yielding MKEIIIITGAGKGIGRAIAIDFARRAKEKEQCNPILILSSRTRSDLEKVAEICRDLGTETVITETDIADTKATRNLIEMVMERFGHIDCLINNAGVGRFKSLFEMTEEDFDDTMNINAKGTFFLTQKVFPIMEQQRSGHIFFISSIAAETAFKSSSVYSMSKFAQNGLIASLRLYARECNVRVTNIMPGAVYTPMWGESGEHFKNVMMMPEDIASATVDAYLQPGRTCVEEIVIRPTGGDINS
- the serS gene encoding serine--tRNA ligase, with protein sequence MLDINFIRQNPEKVSRMLEQRQQREDIAKLNQLLDFDVRRRTMVQRTDELKALRNKVSKDIAVIKRSGQGSADDLIVQMKAVADEISGMDDTLKSLEAQIEELLLSLPNKLHEDVPEGRCADDNHIYREKLSFDHKLDFPLDNHLDLGKRLGILDFERGAKITGAGFPVYTAKGARLERALINFMLDQHTSVNGYTEVLPPLFVNRESLRGTGQWPKFADQVYYMNEDNLYAIPTAEVPLTNMHRDEILDASDIPLAYAAYTPCFRREAGSYGKDTRGFLRVHQFNKVELVRYATPTTSYDALQEILSHAEGILQALKIPYRVLLLCSGDISANATKCYDIEVWAPGEGKFLEASSCSNFEDYQARRANIRYRPEDGGKPTYVHTLNGSGLATSRLMVALLENYQTPEGSIRIPDVLQPYTGFSSIDQAAE
- a CDS encoding cold shock domain-containing protein, translating into MPIKSKVKWFDGKKGYGFILNPEGGEDIFVHFSAIVSDLTFKVLNQDADVEFELDQTQKGLQARNVRELSAGTIMEQPSVAAHSGISPGQSNGQQ
- a CDS encoding GatB/YqeY domain-containing protein, whose amino-acid sequence is MSLKERINTDLKEAMKSGEKNRLNAIRSIRAALLEKEVSIRVGGKAELTDEQELEVVISLAKKRKDSIQQYIDANRPELAETEKAELEILETYLPAQISHEEIEQTVMTIIAATGASSMKDMGKVMGAAMKELKGKADGGTVQEIVKSALSA